Proteins from a single region of Nocardiopsis dassonvillei subsp. dassonvillei DSM 43111:
- a CDS encoding winged helix-turn-helix transcriptional regulator, with translation MVGVRRPGAYHCGIDAAMDVIGGRWKVLILWALEEEPRRFGELRRTLDGVTEKVLASHLRELEQDGVVHREDFGEVPPRVEYSLTPLGESLNEALAPLGAWGRAHVIDTGEPVDARRR, from the coding sequence ATGGTCGGCGTACGGAGGCCCGGCGCGTACCACTGCGGCATCGACGCGGCGATGGACGTCATCGGCGGCAGGTGGAAGGTGCTGATCCTGTGGGCGTTGGAGGAGGAGCCGCGCCGCTTCGGTGAGCTGCGCCGGACGCTCGACGGCGTCACCGAGAAGGTCCTGGCCTCCCACCTGCGCGAGCTGGAGCAGGACGGGGTCGTGCACCGGGAGGACTTCGGCGAGGTGCCGCCCCGGGTCGAGTACTCGCTCACCCCGCTGGGGGAGTCCCTGAACGAGGCCCTGGCCCCGCTCGGGGCCTGGGGCCGCGCGCACGTCATCGACACCGGGGAGCCGGTGGACGCCCGTCGGCGCTGA